A part of bacterium genomic DNA contains:
- a CDS encoding heparinase produces the protein MKRVNSFFPILIFFFLLSAEGHAARRPAIMANERVLSRLDQVLVKAGDYHPFPTLQERAAWEAFSDSIRQLHIQAAEPLIGYHWPDLPATLFLEFKREGNRSRFEKNHFDRRTRLGQLLLAECLEGKGRFLDDICNGVWAICEESFWGVPAHMSAQKAGVGLPDVSEPIVDLFAAETASLMAWAHYLLGAELDSISPLLRPRIEKEIRQRLLDPCHNRDFGWMGFPDRTPNNWNPWINSNWLACVLLMEKDQDRRVQDITKILRSLDRFLEGYGDDGGCDEGPSYWGRAGASLFDNLELLHSASKGALDFYSVPLIQEIGRYIYRVQIAGSYFVNFADAPGVLIPTAELIYRYGERIHDPLMKNMAWSLPRSKGLGRIASLGRELPALFSPMPAPERSVQAPLVRDHFFKDLQVMVARSRAGSPQGLYVAAKGGHNAESHNHNDVGNFILYHNGQPMIIDAGVGVYTAKTFSPQRYELWTMQSAYHNLPTIDGVMQQNGRAFQASAVKYTANESRAWFQLEIQGAYPAQANLTRWLRTIELVRNREVTVRERYALSKPAKEIVLSLLTPCRIMPAGSGRLKLVSTRFGDGPPAELTLLYDGKVFQVKTEELVLDDPNLKASWGDTLTRIQLVAENPRLQADWTVRFRP, from the coding sequence ATGAAGAGAGTAAACAGCTTTTTCCCGATTTTGATTTTCTTCTTCCTTCTGTCCGCTGAGGGACACGCCGCCCGCCGACCGGCCATCATGGCGAACGAACGCGTCCTGAGCCGGCTGGACCAGGTGTTGGTCAAAGCCGGCGACTATCATCCCTTTCCCACCTTGCAGGAACGTGCCGCCTGGGAGGCTTTTTCGGATTCGATCCGTCAGCTGCATATTCAAGCGGCAGAGCCATTGATCGGTTATCACTGGCCGGATCTGCCGGCCACTTTGTTCCTCGAGTTCAAACGCGAGGGCAACCGCAGCCGTTTTGAAAAAAATCATTTTGACCGTCGCACTCGATTGGGACAATTGCTTCTGGCCGAGTGCCTGGAGGGCAAGGGACGGTTTCTTGATGACATCTGCAACGGCGTCTGGGCGATCTGCGAAGAATCTTTTTGGGGGGTTCCGGCTCATATGAGTGCGCAAAAAGCCGGCGTCGGTCTGCCCGATGTATCGGAACCGATTGTGGATCTGTTCGCTGCCGAGACCGCGAGCCTGATGGCGTGGGCCCATTATCTGCTCGGCGCTGAATTGGATTCCATCTCGCCCCTGTTGCGGCCGCGCATCGAAAAAGAGATTCGACAGCGCCTGCTGGATCCCTGCCACAATCGCGATTTCGGCTGGATGGGTTTTCCCGACCGCACGCCGAACAACTGGAATCCATGGATCAACTCCAATTGGCTGGCTTGTGTGCTGCTGATGGAAAAGGACCAGGATCGCCGGGTGCAGGACATCACGAAAATCCTGCGCAGTCTGGATCGTTTTCTCGAAGGCTACGGCGATGACGGCGGTTGCGATGAGGGGCCCAGTTATTGGGGCCGGGCCGGCGCTTCTCTGTTTGATAACCTCGAGCTGCTGCATAGCGCCAGCAAGGGGGCCCTTGATTTTTACAGCGTGCCGCTGATTCAGGAGATCGGTCGTTACATCTATCGGGTGCAGATCGCCGGCTCCTATTTCGTCAATTTCGCCGATGCCCCCGGAGTGCTGATCCCCACGGCCGAGTTGATTTACCGGTATGGCGAACGGATCCATGATCCGTTGATGAAGAACATGGCCTGGTCACTGCCGAGAAGCAAGGGATTGGGCCGCATCGCCTCCCTGGGCCGGGAACTTCCAGCTTTGTTTTCGCCGATGCCGGCGCCGGAGCGATCCGTTCAGGCGCCGTTGGTGCGGGACCATTTTTTCAAAGATCTGCAGGTGATGGTGGCGCGTTCACGGGCCGGCAGCCCTCAGGGCCTGTACGTGGCCGCCAAAGGCGGACATAACGCCGAGAGCCATAATCACAACGATGTGGGCAATTTCATCCTCTATCACAACGGCCAGCCGATGATCATCGACGCCGGAGTGGGCGTTTATACCGCCAAGACCTTCAGCCCGCAACGCTATGAACTGTGGACCATGCAGTCCGCCTACCATAATCTGCCCACCATCGACGGCGTCATGCAGCAAAACGGAAGAGCCTTTCAGGCCTCGGCGGTCAAGTACACTGCGAATGAAAGCCGCGCTTGGTTTCAACTGGAGATTCAGGGCGCCTATCCGGCGCAGGCCAATCTGACCCGATGGCTGCGCACCATCGAACTGGTGCGCAACCGGGAGGTTACAGTCAGGGAGCGATATGCTTTGAGTAAACCGGCTAAAGAGATTGTTCTGTCGCTGTTGACGCCCTGCCGGATCATGCCTGCCGGCAGCGGCCGGCTCAAGCTGGTTTCCACCCGCTTCGGCGATGGACCGCCGGCCGAGTTGACGCTGCTCTATGATGGAAAAGTCTTTCAGGTGAAAACAGAAGAGCTGGTTTTGGACGATCCGAATTTGAAAGCGTCCTGGGGGGATACATTGACGCGCATTCAGTTGGTGGCAGAGAATCCGCGCCTGCAGGCAGACTGGACCGTTCGATTCAGGCCATAG